The Marispirochaeta aestuarii genome contains the following window.
AGGGTATTGCCAGGAGTACATAGTTATCCGTACCTGTGTATAATTTCTGACCGATAACCGCGAGGGGGATGTTGCCGAAAAAGAGAAAGTATATAAGTGACGAGATTCCCAGTACGAAGGCGATGGGAACATTCAGAAGCATAAGTATGATAAAGGATGAAAAAACCAGTGCCATCTATTCACTCTCCTCCGGGAAGAATTGGGATATCATATGCGATAAAGCATGGATTATCATAAAGGCAAATCCCAGGGGAATGTTCATTTTAACCCAGAGCATGGAATAGGGGATTACGTCGCCTGTCTGATTTGCAGCCTGAAGTGCAACGATATACGAAGAATAGAGACAGATGGCCATGAAAATAAGGACCGTGATATCTGTGATAATCGCAACAGCCCGTTTGAGTACCGGTGGAAACAGATCAACAACAAGTTCAATTCCTATGTGTTCCTTGCGTTTGAATCCTACGCTGGCGCTTAACATCGCGAGACCCACCAGAAGCCAGCGGGCAAGCTCCTCGCTCCAGGGAAAGGGGCGTACTATATTCAGTCCCAGGTGTGCCTGAAGGGTGAACCCGGTTCGAAGAAGGACACCGGAAAAAACAATAAGAAAAACCGAAACCCCATAAACGATGCTGATGGTAATTCCAATCTTCTCGCATAGTTCGCTCATTTTTTTAAAGAGTACCTGAACGGCTTTTACTGCTTGTAAACTGCCCATACAATGTCCTTAAAAGTTGAATATCCGACCGCACCGGAGGAGGCCCGGTGCGGTCGGATGATGAAATTGTCTGAGGTATGCGTGGATAAAATCAGTATCCGATTTCTTTTTCGGCTTCGGCAATTGCGGCATAGAAATCGTCTACCACCTGGGCACCGACTTCGCCTTTGAGCCATTCCTTTACCGGTTCAACCGCTGCCTTGAACTGTCCCATCTCGTTCGCGGTGGGAGAGTAGATGTCCATGTTTGCGTTCAGGACGCTGAAATCGGTAATCTTGCTTGCCAGGGCTTCGGATACCCGGTCGGCCCACTGACCCTGAAGGGCGGCAACTTTGATGATCTGCTGAATATCAGCGGGGAGTTCGTTGAAGTAATCGTTGTTGATTACAACCATGTTTTCACTCCACACGTGACCATCGAGGGTCATGTAATCCTGCACTTCGTACCATTTGTTGGCAGCGATGTTCCATACGGGGTTTTCCTGTCCGTCAACAACACCGGTCTGACAGGCGGTGTAAATCTCGTTATGAGCCAGGGGCATGGCGGTAGCTCCGAGGGCTTCGACCATCTTGCTGAAAATGGGGGAAGGCATTACGCGGAACTTCATTCCCTTCATGTCTGCAGGAGACTTGATGACCTTTTTACTGTTGGTAAAGTGCCGGGTTCCGTTCTGACCCATCCCGAGAACGAGCAGGTTGGATTTTTCTGCCATATCAGCAACCATGTCTTTCCAGAAGTCGCTCTCATCGAAAACTCTCCAGGCCACCTCATCGGAGCGGAAGGCGTAGGGAAGGCTGAAAACCTGCATCGCCGGGTAGAAACCTGCAATGGTTCCGGTGGTAATGGCGATTTCCAGGGTTCCGTTCTGAACCATTTCAGTGGCAGCCTTACTCTGCGCCAGGGTTCCGCCGGGATACAGTTCAACCGACGCTACTCCGTTGGACATGCTCTCTACGACACTTTTGAAAAGAAGTGCGTAGGCGTGTTCTGCCTGAGGTTTTTCTCCCATTGCAGGCCAGGTGCCGGCATCGGTGTAGGCCATACGCATAACGTACTTGGCATCGGGCAGAGCCTTGGTCAGATTCTCGGGTACACTCTTTTTTTCCTGGGCGGGTTCAGCCGCTTCTGTTTTCTTTGCCTCCATGGCAGCTTTTGCTTCGGCGGCAGAGTCATCGGCGCAACCGACAACCAGTGCGCTCATCATGATAATACTGAGGGCAAGAATGCCAAGGAATACTTTGCTGATCTTCTTTTGCATTGACAGCTCCTTTAACGGTAAATATTAGTAACATGTAATACATGCTATAGTGAGTATTGTCTCAGTGAAGTTGTTGCTTTGCAAGCTTTTTCTTCAAAAATTCATGCTATTTTACTCGTATCATTGTATACGGTGTTATATGGTATGTAATACAAGTTATCACATCAGGAAATATCAGGAGAAGATATGAACAGCTACGAACGTATGAAAACAGCCCTCGAAAAAGGT
Protein-coding sequences here:
- a CDS encoding TRAP transporter small permease, whose translation is MGSLQAVKAVQVLFKKMSELCEKIGITISIVYGVSVFLIVFSGVLLRTGFTLQAHLGLNIVRPFPWSEELARWLLVGLAMLSASVGFKRKEHIGIELVVDLFPPVLKRAVAIITDITVLIFMAICLYSSYIVALQAANQTGDVIPYSMLWVKMNIPLGFAFMIIHALSHMISQFFPEESE
- a CDS encoding DctP family TRAP transporter solute-binding subunit, whose translation is MQKKISKVFLGILALSIIMMSALVVGCADDSAAEAKAAMEAKKTEAAEPAQEKKSVPENLTKALPDAKYVMRMAYTDAGTWPAMGEKPQAEHAYALLFKSVVESMSNGVASVELYPGGTLAQSKAATEMVQNGTLEIAITTGTIAGFYPAMQVFSLPYAFRSDEVAWRVFDESDFWKDMVADMAEKSNLLVLGMGQNGTRHFTNSKKVIKSPADMKGMKFRVMPSPIFSKMVEALGATAMPLAHNEIYTACQTGVVDGQENPVWNIAANKWYEVQDYMTLDGHVWSENMVVINNDYFNELPADIQQIIKVAALQGQWADRVSEALASKITDFSVLNANMDIYSPTANEMGQFKAAVEPVKEWLKGEVGAQVVDDFYAAIAEAEKEIGY